A region from the Benincasa hispida cultivar B227 chromosome 12, ASM972705v1, whole genome shotgun sequence genome encodes:
- the LOC120067440 gene encoding uncharacterized protein LOC120067440, whose protein sequence is MPCGHIKLMFGKACHPPLELECKAMWAIKKLNSDLKAAGEERKLQLLELDEWRLQAYENSGIYKECTKRWHDKRLCKKNLKTGQRVLLFNSRLRLFPGKLKSRWSRPFIIKKVFPHGAVELTNEDGINTFKVNGQRVKMYHGGDFQREKTFIDLDKPK, encoded by the coding sequence atgccttgtgggcatatcaAACTAATGTTTGGAAAGGCTTGTCATCCGCCGTTAGAACTGGAATGTAAGGCGATGTGGGCAATTAAAAAACTTAACTCTGATCTTAAGGCTGCAGGAGAAGAGAGAAAACTTCAACTACTAGAGTTGGATGAGTGGAGATTACAAGCGTATGAGAATTCCGGAATTTACAAAGAATGCACCAAGCGATGGCATGATAAGCGTCTTTGCAAGAAAAACCTCAAGACAGGTCAAAGGGTATTACTGTTCAACTCTAGGTTGCGTCTATTTCCTGGAAAACTGAAGTCGCGTTGGTCCAGACCTTTCATAATCAAGAAAGTATTCCCACATGGAGCGGTGGAATTGACCAACGAAGATGGGATTAACACATTTAAAGTAAATGGACAAAGAGTAAAGATGTATCATGGAGGAGATTTCCAACGCGAGAAAACCTTCATTGACTTGgataaaccaaaataa